Proteins encoded together in one Chitinophaga varians window:
- a CDS encoding sensor histidine kinase, whose translation MHFPVYKKIRIGFFIAFTVIIAASIFSYLVAKNLLDNAGRLNHAIEVSKRLEVITRQLKEAEAAIRGYNLTKDSSFLDPSMEERSKRIEREYLLLRKITAESPRQQKHLDTLRQLLTIKYQQLMTGSQTVTVARQESSVKEGEKAADRLDRKVQDMIRIEENQVHEKSKLFHFFSVLWVPVIFISSIVAILIGIYSYVTLTREFRLQLHIESKMKSYQRDLQQNISLLNKTNQELEQFAYVASHDLQEPLRKISTFSDRLQMKYKDQLPPDATQLIDRMVSAVSRMRVLINDLLVFSRAGRITPESITLVDMNVLLQEVLTDLEVTLEEKNVTVTYDKLPEIEGSDTSFHQLFQNILANAIKFASPDRPLVISIRQQVLTGKELGFVKENRWDTLFCRISITDNGIGFDPAFAERIFLIFQRLHGISEYTGTGIGLAICKKIVDSHNGFIFAEGEPGQGATFIVVLPILQGNKNEG comes from the coding sequence ATGCATTTTCCAGTATATAAAAAAATACGCATCGGATTTTTCATTGCCTTTACGGTTATTATCGCTGCATCCATCTTTTCCTACCTGGTAGCCAAAAACCTGCTGGACAACGCAGGGAGGCTGAATCACGCCATCGAGGTGTCTAAACGGCTGGAAGTCATCACCCGTCAGTTAAAGGAAGCAGAGGCTGCCATCAGGGGCTATAATCTCACGAAAGACAGTTCTTTCCTGGACCCCAGCATGGAAGAAAGAAGCAAACGCATAGAAAGGGAATACCTGCTGTTACGTAAAATCACCGCTGAAAGCCCCCGGCAACAGAAACACCTGGATACCCTGCGGCAGCTGCTGACCATCAAATACCAGCAGCTGATGACCGGCAGCCAGACGGTGACCGTAGCCCGGCAGGAAAGTTCCGTCAAAGAAGGAGAAAAAGCCGCTGACCGGCTGGACCGCAAAGTGCAGGACATGATCCGCATTGAGGAAAACCAGGTACACGAAAAATCCAAGCTGTTTCATTTCTTCTCCGTACTGTGGGTGCCCGTGATCTTTATCTCTTCTATTGTGGCCATCCTGATAGGCATTTATTCCTATGTGACGCTTACCCGTGAATTCAGGCTACAGCTGCATATTGAGAGCAAAATGAAGTCCTATCAGCGCGATCTTCAGCAAAATATCTCCCTGCTCAATAAAACCAACCAGGAGCTGGAACAGTTTGCTTACGTTGCTTCTCACGACCTTCAGGAGCCGCTGCGGAAGATATCCACCTTCAGTGACCGGTTGCAGATGAAATACAAAGACCAGCTGCCCCCCGACGCCACCCAGCTGATAGACCGTATGGTATCGGCCGTGTCCCGCATGCGGGTGCTGATCAACGATCTCCTGGTATTTTCCCGGGCAGGGCGTATTACGCCCGAAAGCATTACCCTCGTGGACATGAACGTGCTGCTGCAGGAAGTGCTTACCGACCTTGAAGTAACCCTCGAAGAAAAAAATGTGACCGTCACCTATGACAAACTGCCGGAAATAGAAGGCAGCGATACGTCTTTTCACCAGTTGTTTCAGAACATCCTGGCCAACGCCATCAAGTTCGCCAGCCCAGACAGGCCGCTGGTGATCAGTATACGGCAGCAGGTGCTGACCGGCAAAGAGCTGGGCTTCGTGAAAGAAAACCGGTGGGACACGCTTTTCTGCCGTATCAGTATCACAGACAATGGTATCGGCTTTGACCCCGCCTTCGCCGAACGTATCTTCCTTATCTTCCAGCGCCTGCACGGCATCAGTGAATACACCGGCACCGGCATCGGTCTGGCTATCTGTAAAAAAATTGTTGACAGTCACAACGGTTTCATCTTTGCCGAAGGCGAGCCCGGCCAGGGCGCCACTTTTATCGTTGTCTTACCCATTCTACAGGGCAATAAAAACGAAGGATAA
- a CDS encoding ferritin-like domain-containing protein, with product MPTSKTTAKTASTNRKPARKSNSAEQMSNSKFHELFMEELKDIYWAEKALVKALPKMQKSATSEELKTAIGDHLEETKTHVSRLEEIFEMMGKKATGKKCEAMEGLIAEAQQGVEDTEEDSMVRDACIIIAAQKVEHYEISAYGSLRTLANVMGHSDAADLLEQTLEEEKHADSLLTEIAESTVNEEAAAE from the coding sequence ATGCCTACGTCCAAAACAACAGCAAAAACAGCTTCCACTAACAGAAAACCCGCCCGCAAATCCAATTCAGCGGAGCAAATGAGTAATTCCAAATTCCATGAACTGTTCATGGAAGAACTGAAAGATATCTACTGGGCAGAGAAAGCACTGGTAAAAGCACTGCCTAAAATGCAGAAATCAGCTACCTCCGAAGAACTTAAAACCGCTATCGGTGATCACCTGGAAGAAACCAAAACCCATGTCAGCCGGTTGGAGGAGATTTTTGAAATGATGGGAAAAAAAGCCACAGGCAAGAAATGTGAGGCGATGGAAGGGCTTATTGCAGAAGCACAGCAGGGAGTGGAAGATACCGAGGAAGATTCCATGGTACGCGATGCGTGCATCATTATCGCTGCCCAGAAAGTAGAACACTACGAAATATCAGCTTACGGCAGTCTTCGCACCCTGGCCAATGTTATGGGACACAGCGATGCTGCAGATCTGCTGGAACAAACACTTGAAGAGGAAAAACACGCCGACAGCCTGCTCACAGAGATAGCTGAATCTACCGTTAATGAAGAAGCAGCTGCCGAGTAA
- a CDS encoding SDR family oxidoreductase, whose translation MQKSHPKKAVRPAQKQPRQPGLEAEMEPKPVFDKKQAPEGRLQGKVAVVTGGDSGIGRAVAVAFAREGADVAIAFYDEQEDAAITANEVESYGRRCLTIAGDIRQEKHCVDIVKKVIKQFKTLDIVVNNAAVQYPQKGLEDISAEQLHKTFETNIYPHFYLTRAALPYLKKGSCIICTTSVTAYRGSSHLIDYSATKGAIVSFVRSLSASLTEKGIRVNGVAPGPIWTPLIPATFKPEEVSKFGSDVPLKRAGQPVEVASCYVFLACDESSYITGQILHPNGGEIVNG comes from the coding sequence ATGCAAAAGTCTCATCCGAAGAAAGCCGTACGGCCCGCACAGAAACAACCACGCCAACCGGGCCTTGAAGCAGAAATGGAACCCAAGCCAGTATTTGACAAAAAACAGGCGCCTGAAGGCCGTCTGCAAGGCAAAGTAGCAGTGGTCACCGGTGGAGACAGCGGCATCGGCAGGGCCGTGGCTGTTGCCTTTGCCCGCGAAGGTGCTGATGTGGCCATCGCCTTTTATGATGAGCAGGAAGATGCTGCCATCACCGCTAACGAAGTGGAAAGTTATGGCCGCCGGTGCCTGACGATAGCAGGGGATATCCGACAGGAAAAACATTGCGTGGATATCGTCAAAAAGGTGATCAAACAGTTTAAAACACTGGATATTGTGGTAAATAACGCCGCGGTCCAATACCCGCAAAAAGGGTTGGAAGACATCTCGGCGGAGCAACTGCATAAAACCTTCGAGACGAATATCTATCCGCATTTTTACCTCACCAGAGCGGCATTGCCATACCTGAAAAAAGGCAGCTGTATCATCTGTACCACTTCGGTCACTGCCTACCGCGGCAGCAGCCACCTGATAGACTACAGCGCTACCAAAGGCGCTATCGTCTCTTTCGTCCGCTCATTGTCAGCTTCCCTGACGGAAAAAGGCATCCGGGTCAACGGTGTAGCCCCCGGCCCCATCTGGACGCCCCTGATACCGGCCACCTTCAAACCGGAAGAAGTGTCCAAATTCGGATCAGACGTGCCCCTGAAAAGGGCCGGCCAGCCGGTGGAAGTGGCATCCTGCTATGTATTCCTCGCCTGTGACGAATCTTCTTATATCACCGGTCAAATCCTGCATCCTAACGGAGGAGAAATTGTCAATGGATAA
- a CDS encoding DNA topoisomerase IB, with protein MDNLAIITDPEAVAKAVKLRYVKAGAPGYSRERTREGGFLYRDEQGALITDETILERIRKLVLPPAWEEVWISKWPNGHLQATGVDVKGRKQYRYHATWSQVRNETKYDRLRYFGELLPAIREQIKHDLHRNQLNKEKVIAIALAVMEETLIRVGNNAYEKLYGSYGLTTLRNKHVKINGTAAFFQFSGKKGIMHKIQLRHAALTRLLKKVRDIPGQELFQYYDENGETHALDSGEINDYLKQCTGEEFTCKDFRTWAGTVHALNLLAGLEDFTSAAACKRNVVGIIDSVAAKLGNTRAVCKKYYVHPRLLEDYENGSLEPWLKKIRLQRKQPANADGLHADEKILLHYLKQLAK; from the coding sequence ATGGATAACCTTGCGATCATAACAGACCCGGAGGCGGTGGCGAAAGCCGTCAAACTACGCTATGTCAAAGCCGGTGCCCCTGGCTACTCCCGCGAACGCACGCGGGAGGGCGGTTTCTTATATAGAGATGAACAGGGCGCCCTCATCACCGACGAAACCATATTGGAACGTATCCGTAAACTGGTACTGCCGCCAGCCTGGGAAGAAGTCTGGATCTCCAAATGGCCCAACGGCCACCTGCAGGCCACCGGCGTGGACGTGAAAGGACGGAAACAATACCGCTACCATGCAACGTGGTCGCAGGTACGCAATGAAACGAAATACGACCGGCTGCGTTATTTCGGTGAACTGCTGCCTGCTATCAGGGAACAGATAAAACATGACCTCCACCGCAACCAGCTAAACAAGGAAAAGGTGATTGCTATTGCTCTGGCGGTAATGGAGGAAACACTCATCAGGGTGGGTAACAACGCCTACGAAAAACTGTATGGCTCATACGGACTTACCACCTTGCGGAACAAACATGTTAAAATCAACGGTACTGCTGCCTTTTTTCAGTTCAGCGGCAAAAAAGGCATCATGCATAAAATACAACTGCGCCATGCCGCCTTAACACGCCTGCTCAAAAAAGTCCGTGACATCCCCGGACAGGAACTTTTTCAGTATTATGATGAAAACGGGGAAACACATGCGCTGGATTCCGGAGAGATCAATGATTACCTGAAACAGTGTACCGGTGAAGAGTTTACCTGTAAAGACTTCCGCACCTGGGCCGGTACGGTACATGCGCTGAACCTCCTCGCCGGATTGGAGGACTTTACTTCAGCCGCGGCCTGTAAACGCAATGTGGTGGGGATTATCGACAGTGTGGCCGCCAAACTGGGGAATACCCGCGCCGTTTGCAAAAAATATTATGTCCACCCCCGGCTCCTGGAAGATTATGAAAACGGCTCCCTGGAACCCTGGCTGAAGAAAATCCGCCTTCAACGCAAACAACCCGCCAATGCTGACGGGTTGCATGCTGATGAAAAAATTTTGCTGCATTATCTGAAGCAGTTAGCCAAATAA
- a CDS encoding Ku protein, whose amino-acid sequence MRAIWSGSIGFGLVNIPVKLYSATQDSRLDLDMLDSHGLAHIRFKRVNENTGKEVPWEQIVKGYLYNDEYVILEDEDFEAASPKKSKIIEIESFVDEVSIDDIYFENPYFLEPAKGGEKAYELLLEALQKTGKAGLSRFVLRTQEHLSVIRPRENYLMLQQLRYEEEIRSTEDLSLPDNVKIAKRELDMAMELIKQYSAEFDISQYKDEYKSELMKIIKAKASGKKPVVKKMKIVHTKSDDLFDQLKASLGSKPTTSKKRAS is encoded by the coding sequence ATGCGAGCAATTTGGTCAGGATCAATAGGCTTCGGGTTGGTGAACATACCCGTCAAATTATACAGCGCCACACAGGACAGCAGGCTGGACCTCGATATGCTGGACAGCCACGGATTGGCCCACATCCGGTTTAAAAGAGTGAACGAAAATACCGGGAAAGAGGTGCCCTGGGAACAGATTGTGAAAGGATATCTATACAATGACGAATATGTGATACTGGAAGATGAAGATTTTGAAGCCGCCAGCCCTAAAAAAAGTAAGATCATCGAGATAGAATCATTTGTGGATGAGGTTTCTATAGATGATATCTATTTCGAAAATCCCTACTTTTTAGAACCGGCCAAAGGAGGTGAAAAAGCGTATGAACTGCTGCTGGAAGCCTTACAGAAAACAGGTAAAGCAGGCCTCAGCCGTTTTGTGCTGCGCACACAGGAACATCTGTCGGTCATCAGGCCCAGGGAAAACTACCTCATGCTGCAACAGCTACGCTATGAAGAAGAGATACGCTCCACTGAAGATCTCAGTCTCCCTGACAATGTCAAAATAGCGAAAAGGGAACTGGACATGGCCATGGAACTGATTAAACAGTACTCCGCCGAATTTGATATCAGTCAATATAAAGATGAATACAAGTCCGAGCTGATGAAGATCATCAAGGCTAAAGCCAGTGGTAAAAAACCGGTGGTGAAAAAAATGAAGATAGTACATACGAAAAGCGATGACCTGTTTGACCAGCTGAAAGCCAGTCTGGGCAGCAAACCGACGACTTCTAAAAAACGCGCCTCATGA
- a CDS encoding DNA polymerase ligase N-terminal domain-containing protein, whose translation MSLAKYKKKRNFDETTEPTAGKPEKGQHIFVVQRHHATRLHYDFRLEVDGVLKSWAVPKGPSLDPADKRLAMQVEDHPYDYKDFEGTIPKGNYGAGTVYIWDKGTFELLRNDGKNFDKEALKEIAAGDLKVVLKGKKLKGEFALVKMKASDDNAWLLIKHRDKYVKEKYDSEDYTPERVKAQGLREKASARKKKAPSPQPQRSR comes from the coding sequence ATGAGTCTTGCCAAATATAAAAAGAAACGGAACTTCGATGAAACCACAGAGCCTACGGCCGGTAAGCCGGAGAAAGGGCAACATATCTTTGTGGTACAGCGGCACCATGCCACCCGGCTGCACTACGATTTCCGCCTCGAAGTGGATGGGGTGCTGAAAAGCTGGGCAGTGCCCAAAGGGCCCTCGCTGGACCCCGCCGATAAACGCCTGGCCATGCAGGTAGAAGACCACCCGTACGACTATAAGGATTTTGAAGGTACTATCCCTAAAGGAAATTACGGCGCCGGTACGGTATATATCTGGGACAAAGGCACATTTGAACTGCTGCGCAATGATGGTAAAAACTTCGATAAAGAAGCCCTGAAAGAAATAGCAGCCGGTGACCTGAAAGTAGTGCTGAAAGGCAAAAAGCTGAAAGGGGAATTCGCCCTGGTGAAGATGAAGGCATCTGACGATAACGCCTGGCTGCTGATCAAACACCGGGATAAATATGTGAAGGAAAAGTATGACAGTGAAGACTATACGCCGGAACGTGTGAAAGCACAAGGCCTGCGTGAAAAAGCATCTGCCCGTAAAAAAAAAGCCCCGTCCCCGCAGCCGCAGCGGAGCCGGTAA